DNA from Clupea harengus chromosome 2, Ch_v2.0.2, whole genome shotgun sequence:
CAATTGAGCTTGATAGGCTAGGGGAAAGACAAATTAGTTTAGACACATTCAcctgtgtgttttaattattaCATGCCTTTTACATGAAGTAGAGCacttacaaaatacacacatacatacagactcaAACAAGACATCTTAAAACGAGTATTGGTAATTTTACTGCATCGATAAAACACTTACGTTTtaacacactaaaacactttTTGATTTCAATTCAAAGtttggctttaaaaaaaaaagcttaattTTCTCTTTAAAATCAACCAAACCTCACAATGCCAGGATGCTTAGCTTACCTGTAGAGTAGTACTCCAGCACCGGGTCTTTACAGAAAGACTTGAATCTCCATGTAACTAAGACCTCTGAGGGATTTGCAGATGTTGAGTAGTCACAGCGAAGGATGAcggaagaaaagagaagtgtAGTCCTTTCTGTCTCAGGAACGTTCACTTGAATGGACTGTACCTCTGGTGTTGGACATACGAATGAGGTGTGAGACAACGAATGTACTTATTATTACAAACATTTACATCTCCACCTAAGCCTTAACCTGAGATGGCGTCGCAATGTAAATGGTAATGGAAAACCACTGGAGAAAGCGGTATAAAATACAGCTATCAGTGTCTCAGATAGACGAGTTGGCCTAAcatttttgttgtaaaaacTTCATCTCAGTATctacagagcaaaaaaaaaatgtaggccCTATGATCAATCGGTGTAGTGCTATTAGTAAACAGCCTTATCACGTGACGCAAACGTCTCCATTGTCGTGTTTACACCTGTTGATAATTAACAATGTACCAGTTTCGGCTGATAACTCAATTTTGGAACACATCAGAACGTATAACAAAACAGTACCTTATTGGTATAGaataggtttgtttgtttgtattgttttaactTACCTATTGGCAGAATTCCAAAGAGAACTACAAGGAGTATCAAATTTCCCATTTTTGTTCCCATCGAAGAACATTCAACGCGGAAGCTATTGTAGTCTATTGACTATGATCACTACTCTTATGATTACGATGTAGAAGGTAAAAAGATAAAATTATCGTGGTAGATCATGTGTAAATTAACAAATTCATAATCAAATGCCTTATTTCCTCCGAAAACTTCGCggaatttacaattgacctcggACTATTTGTGCTGCAGGTACTCAACGAAGTGCAACTTTTCCCGATCCACTCCTCGCTCGTTTCCCCTCCCCCACAGCCAGCTCCAAGTGACATCATTAACCCCACCCCGCAATGACAGGTGCATCTCAGAGTAAACTCTCAACATAGAAGCTTATACATTTGGCCTTAACCACATCGATCTAGCGTTGGTTACAAGACTCTTTGTCCTCGATCACAAACAGTTCTTGATGGAGGTTATCATACATTATTCAGAGTTTGGGCTACTTATCTTGAGTTCGAAGTACACAAGTGATAGTTCCTCAAGAATCCACCAGGGGTATGTGTTGAGTATTTGAGTAAATATTCCGCTTTCTCACTTTGCCCCATCCACATTAGACACCAAAAGCTGCCCCGTAGGATTAGTGTCTCTATGTGGACCTGCACTGGCACAGATAAAGACTCTTTACACGGAGGTCTTTATGCAGAGGGGAAGTAAATGAGTACTCCTCACAAGGAGGGTGGGTTTTGTGTGAACCGTTGTCTTTCACATGGGCAGACAGACTCCACCATCTGGCAGTGAAGCAGGAGCTTGAAGACAACTAATGAATACAAATAGTTCTCAGCTCCCTTTAACCTACTTCTGGCTTCTGTTTGATACATctttggtgtgtatttgtgatggTGATTTCTCCCTCGCCTGGCCCATACCCAAATGGAGTCTCCCTTGAACCTGCGAAGCACAATGTCACTAGTTTCCTGGTATTGTGATTTCATCCTGGACAGGATGGATCTTCTTGCCTTTGGGAATTTCCAAATCCTGTACTGTTTCCTTTTTCAACGGCTCTCATTCCTCATATATCTAAAAAGCCTAACCATTCAAATCTATCACTGGTATCTCTTCATAAACAGTGTGTGCCAATGGCGATTTTAACATTATTGAATTAGGTCCTGTGAACAAATTTGTTCAAACGATGACAAGATTAAAAATGATAAGATAGTCTATGtgtttgtacttgtgtgtgcatgtttgttcattcattaaGCTGTTTACACTAATTGCCGATAAGAAACACACTTTATCAGGAACACGCACAGGAACACATGAATCAGGATCTATCAagtaaccacacaaacacacagacacacgtcatAAAATAGAGAGCATGTTTATATCAAAAACATCATAATGACAAACATTATGAAATGCAAATCCATACAAAAGAATGGCACCTTTTTGAATGGCCACCGCATTGTGGGCCAACTGATTAACTCCGTATCAGTAGCCTAACACTACACTATAGTGCAAATTTAGAACACTTATTTAAAAAGGCAATAATAGGCACTTACAGTACATTATAAAAAGAAATATAAACACTGGTAGGTGACCCTGAGCTGCAAGAGAACCATCAGTACGGACTAGTTCCACAACAGCTTCACACAATGATGTATTGTTGTAACCTATCCCATTGACTGCTCCCATACAGTTTGTAACTGTTGTTGGACGCAGAGTGGTCCTTATTgtagagaatgaaaaaaaaaaaaaacattacaatcaTTAGATTGTTCTTTTCTTCAGAGACGTATCAAGGCATGACTCCAAAAAGACAAGGAGACCGTAAGTGGGCTGGGATGgttgcacatcacacacacacacacacagagcacttaGTAATGGTAACATATAGAAATACACGTGCATATGCACATTCATGtatactgacacaaacacacacacacacacacacacaaactcagcacTTAGTAATGGTAACATATACAAACAGAGAAATACATGCAATAATATGCATATTCAtgtatactgacacacacacacacacacacacacacacacacacacacacacacacacacacacacacacacacacacacacacacacacacacaattcttgtGTCTTCTGGGTGATTGAGTTTTCCAGTTATTTTCTTCTTGGTCAGTCCGTTAGCTGCTGGGTCTTGGTCAGATTGCCGTATGTGCTGCTTAGTTAGTCTGCTGTTTGTGACAGCCAGGCGCTTTGCGCTCGCAAGCTTCTCTGGTGGAGTCATACTATGAGAGAGTCTCTGCTTAGATGAGTGCTCTGTTAAAAAACACCAAGAGCCAGACGTTAGGGACACTGTTTACGTGCTGCTCAAGCTCGATTAGTCAGGTCTGTCAGTGAGAGGTGTGAGGATCCACAGCCAACATGCAGCTCATGCTCTGTTAGTAAGGTCTGTTAGGTTGCATGCTATGTACATTGACGGGGTTACGATAACAATAACATgaacaaaattaaattaaaatgctAAACCTAGTATGACAGTAATACAAAGAGGAAAGTCAGGTCAACTTGAATATTCACAATATCATCTCAATAAAAAAATCTTTTATATTCAATAGATACAATACATTCTGTCCATACATGATAacagttgtaaaaaaaacacaaaaagggcAAGAGTTTAGCAACAAACGGAGATACATTTACAACATAGCTGGTGCAAAAAAGTCATATCCACTTCCTATTTTGGCTTACAGGCCCCCTATCACCTGACTGAAGTCAAAGTGCTGGTGGTGTGCGATGGTGAGTTGAGAGCATCAGAAGTATTTCCTATATCTTTACACTCTAGCCCAGGGCACCAGCTTGGAGCTGGTTTGTTGTCCTGTTTATTACACAGAGTAACCTGATATTCCTGAGCTCTAAGGACTGACCTCCTGTTTCTCAGCTTGCAAATGTGAGGTACTTTAGGCTTTAGACACTCTGCTAATGATGCTGTTAGACTGAAcatcttgggtgtgtgtggttttaataCTGAAGGCCTTCCTGCATATCTGAAGCTCTTTGTTTTTGGCTGGTGGCTTCAGCTCCATAGCAAGGCGAACTTTAAAGCTTGAGCTCTGCGTGTACAGTAATAAGCGGCGGCCGGCTCGGATGGCGACCTCCTCCTACAGATAACTCACCACTTTCTTGGCCTTGTCGTGCTCGTCCCGGCGGTCCTGTAAGGTGTGGGACGCACTCTGGCCATTGACGGGCCGCGTGTAACAGAAAGGCCGCGCGCTCGGCTCCACAGTCCGGTAGCGGTCGGGTGGGTTGGCTGCCCTCTGCCGCTCCAGTGCCAGTTCCGTGTAAGGAGGCAACGGGTCGTCCTCCTCTGGCCGGTTGCTGGGCGACCTGCTGTAGTAGCAGTCGCTGCTCTTCTTGGAGCTGCCCTTAGAGGGCGTGTCGCTGTCCTCCTCCCCCCGCGCCCCCCTCCCACCTCGGGCTTTCCGCTCCAGCAGCGAGTTGAGGAAAGTGTCGTCGTAGGAGTTGCCGCGGTGCCCGCGACGCTCGCTGTCGCCAGTGTGCGACCGTTTCCGAGGCGAAGGCGGCGGGCTGTGACGGCTGCGCCAGCCGTCGTCCTCATCGTTGTCCTGGTAACGCCTGGCCGAGGTGTCTCGATAGGTCGGATAGTTATCACGAGGCCTCTGTTCCAGGTCATAGTCACGCTCATGGTCTCTCTCGTCGCCTCTGCGGCCCCGCCGATCGTAGCATTGGGCAAACTCCTCCAGCTCATCCAGTGAGCCAGTGCGCCCCCTGGAGCCAAACGCCTTCCTCTGCAAGTGCTCCGATCGGGGGTTCCACCTGGTGAGGATACAGTCAATGTAAAAACCTAGCCAAAGGAGCTGATCGATTAAGCCatcacatatacacaactacatgaatgcacacataaacacacacacacatttacacacaaacacacacacacaccgtccatcATGATGCTCCTCTGTGTGGTTGCTGGGGTAGCGTGTGGACCGGGGTCCATGGGAGGTGGAGCTTGTGTGGATGCGTGGCTCATCATCAAAGTCACTGATTGGTGGGAGAGCTTTCCTCTGCACCTGCCGATAGGTCTGCCGGAAATCGGTATCACCCTCGTGCAGAGAGCTCAATTCTGATACACTTCCCGCCACTGAAATACAACATCTTTTTTAGGACCAGGAATACTACTGTTATAATGAAAGTCTTGTCCATTAATATCCCAAAACTGTTAGCTACGTAAAATGACTCAACACATCATGTTACTTCATAGTAGGATAAGGCCAGAAGACTAAGGAAGGAAACGTCATGAGCACAAGATCATGAGCACATTAAGATGTTCAGTACTTTTTTTCGAACAAGAACACTGACAATGACTTGACAGACAAGTGACACATGTAACAATAGCATGCAAGTCTACGGACAACAGCTAGAgagcatgagagggagagagggagagagggaaagtgaaagGCTGCCGTGTGTAATGAATGTTAACTTTTCACCTGACCTTTGCCCTGAAAGCAGCTCAGGCACTCccccactactactactacacacacacacacacacacagactcgtgGACAAGCaaatccacacactctctctctctctctcactcacacacacaaacacacaaggtcaCATGATTGCAGAGAATTAGGCTAACTCCCCACAGGCTTACATTTATGGTTTGGCATCTGGCTGGGCTGGAACTGTGCAAGCTCCTTCTCTATGTAGTACACAACCTTCATAGAGTCCTGACTCTGACTTTGCTGGAAGCGATAGCCACTGCgcactgtggacacacacagagactataTGGCTTTTGTGTCCTTCTGATAACACACgaccacacactctcatagtctctctctctctctttctctcccccaacccacacacacacacactcactctcaatctcactctcatagtctctctctctctctctctctctctctctctccccccaccccacacacacacactcactctcacactcattctcacactcagtctcacactcagtctcactctcagtctcactctcagtctcactctccctcactcacacatctgTGTTCTTTATCCACAACCTGCTACTCACTTTAAACTGTGGACCttccacacacttacactccagACCGCAAACATCCCTTTAACAATGTAAACCTACTTTTCTCTGCCTTTTAGTCCATCTACAGAAACCACAGTAACACAGTCTCCTGTCTTTTTTCTTCaaatacaacaaataaataCGAATACTACATCATGTGATTTAAGGTTAAttggaaagacacacataccGAGTTAGAGGATTAAGATGAACTTGAATGACAATCTACAATGATGTTAGTGAGAATTAGTATTGGACCGAGCTTTTAGAGACAGAAGGACTGACCAATTGGAATCCTACTAAGCTTTACTTTGGAATCTATGCTTTCATAAGCAGACTGATTAAGGTAGGACCCTAATCAGGAccccactaaaaaaaaaatgaagagtgGCTCACTCACCTCCAGGGCCATTGTGTTCCACAGACGGGGGGACGGAGGCCATCTTGGGCTCGATCACAGAGAGGGAAGGCTGGGGAATGATGCTGGGGACAC
Protein-coding regions in this window:
- the ildr2 gene encoding immunoglobulin-like domain-containing receptor 2 isoform X2, with the translated sequence MALMLSWWTLLLSLLALSCDGVQVTVREEKKFAMLFQSVVLPCQYSTPSSQKAVVQWYYKSYCTDRTRDSFSFPESLGVHSSELGTNSHLDCADSSRTVHIVASGQGASQTLSPQYKGRDISIINQADLRIGELQWGDSGVYYCKVVIADDVVGQNEAYVELLVMEWLFVAAVVLGSVLFLLLVGVCWCQCCPHSCCCYVRCCCCPETCCCPRHLYEAGKMIKSTQPTPIPMYPTYYLPGVPSIIPQPSLSVIEPKMASVPPSVEHNGPGVRSGYRFQQSQSQDSMKVVYYIEKELAQFQPSQMPNHKLAGSVSELSSLHEGDTDFRQTYRQVQRKALPPISDFDDEPRIHTSSTSHGPRSTRYPSNHTEEHHDGRWNPRSEHLQRKAFGSRGRTGSLDELEEFAQCYDRRGRRGDERDHERDYDLEQRPRDNYPTYRDTSARRYQDNDEDDGWRSRHSPPPSPRKRSHTGDSERRGHRGNSYDDTFLNSLLERKARGGRGARGEEDSDTPSKGSSKKSSDCYYSRSPSNRPEEDDPLPPYTELALERQRAANPPDRYRTVEPSARPFCYTRPVNGQSASHTLQDRRDEHDKAKKVSTHLSRDSLIV
- the ildr2 gene encoding immunoglobulin-like domain-containing receptor 2 isoform X3 codes for the protein MALMLSWWTLLLSLLALSCDGVQVTVREEKKFAMLFQSVVLPCQYSTPSSQKAVVQWYYKSYCTDRTRDSFSFPESLGVHSSELGTNSHLDCADSSRTVHIVASGQGASQTLSPQYKGRDISIINQADLRIGELQWGDSGVYYCKVVIADDVVGQNEAYVELLVMGRTGELDDILPEFDMEIMPEWLFVAAVVLGSVLFLLLVGVCWCQCCPHSCCCYVRCCCCPETCCCPRHLYEAGKMIKSTQPTPIPMYPTYYLPGVPSIIPQPSLSVIEPKMASVPPSVEHNGPGVAGSVSELSSLHEGDTDFRQTYRQVQRKALPPISDFDDEPRIHTSSTSHGPRSTRYPSNHTEEHHDGRWNPRSEHLQRKAFGSRGRTGSLDELEEFAQCYDRRGRRGDERDHERDYDLEQRPRDNYPTYRDTSARRYQDNDEDDGWRSRHSPPPSPRKRSHTGDSERRGHRGNSYDDTFLNSLLERKARGGRGARGEEDSDTPSKGSSKKSSDCYYSRSPSNRPEEDDPLPPYTELALERQRAANPPDRYRTVEPSARPFCYTRPVNGQSASHTLQDRRDEHDKAKKVSTHLSRDSLIV
- the ildr2 gene encoding immunoglobulin-like domain-containing receptor 2 isoform X1, which gives rise to MALMLSWWTLLLSLLALSCDGVQVTVREEKKFAMLFQSVVLPCQYSTPSSQKAVVQWYYKSYCTDRTRDSFSFPESLGVHSSELGTNSHLDCADSSRTVHIVASGQGASQTLSPQYKGRDISIINQADLRIGELQWGDSGVYYCKVVIADDVVGQNEAYVELLVMGRTGELDDILPEFDMEIMPEWLFVAAVVLGSVLFLLLVGVCWCQCCPHSCCCYVRCCCCPETCCCPRHLYEAGKMIKSTQPTPIPMYPTYYLPGVPSIIPQPSLSVIEPKMASVPPSVEHNGPGVRSGYRFQQSQSQDSMKVVYYIEKELAQFQPSQMPNHKLAGSVSELSSLHEGDTDFRQTYRQVQRKALPPISDFDDEPRIHTSSTSHGPRSTRYPSNHTEEHHDGRWNPRSEHLQRKAFGSRGRTGSLDELEEFAQCYDRRGRRGDERDHERDYDLEQRPRDNYPTYRDTSARRYQDNDEDDGWRSRHSPPPSPRKRSHTGDSERRGHRGNSYDDTFLNSLLERKARGGRGARGEEDSDTPSKGSSKKSSDCYYSRSPSNRPEEDDPLPPYTELALERQRAANPPDRYRTVEPSARPFCYTRPVNGQSASHTLQDRRDEHDKAKKVSTHLSRDSLIV